One Fundidesulfovibrio putealis DSM 16056 DNA segment encodes these proteins:
- a CDS encoding multicopper oxidase family protein: MTGITGIIRKWLAGLNADGDRALPGRRLFLALSALAPLGVAAPALAKLDGHDGHAAQPGKAGAPGGHGGHGGHAGTLYPWRDPKIAITPPPPLTGKGTGVVQSPHIPSLGYEMDGQVKVFRLTAQPVERLLLDGPPAPGSLWDRWHKAKGAMHGMDVPKKVKIWGFNGSVPGPTIELIQGDRVRIIVKNELPEPTSVHWHGLEVPNDQDGVGGLTQPPIRPGQTYTYEFTVHQVGTFMYHSSFNEKKQVGMGLGGFFIVHPSDGSRRVDRDIAILLQEWHFLPGNEYVDVTSTDPNWFTMNGKAAPSTDVLTAAVGETVRLRFANLSNMHAHPIHLHGVTWRVTGTEGGPIPESAQWPGNTVNVSPGAVRDVEFTFTHPGYWHMHCHKLHHVVNAHAPVPMGVMPMGGMTMLFDVRPAGASAPPAHGGAHAPAATKPDTSHGGHAPAPPQPDHGQSGHGQTGGQ, translated from the coding sequence GTGACAGGCATCACCGGGATCATCAGGAAGTGGCTGGCGGGATTAAACGCGGACGGTGACCGGGCTTTGCCCGGACGCCGTCTGTTTCTGGCTTTGTCCGCGCTCGCTCCGCTTGGCGTGGCGGCCCCGGCCCTGGCCAAGCTGGATGGGCATGACGGGCATGCGGCGCAACCAGGGAAGGCTGGAGCGCCGGGAGGACATGGCGGACACGGGGGACATGCCGGGACGCTGTATCCCTGGCGCGACCCCAAAATTGCAATCACGCCGCCCCCGCCGCTGACCGGCAAGGGCACCGGCGTGGTGCAGTCGCCGCACATCCCCTCGCTCGGCTACGAGATGGACGGGCAGGTCAAGGTCTTCCGCCTCACCGCCCAGCCCGTGGAGCGCCTGCTCCTGGACGGCCCGCCCGCACCCGGCTCCCTCTGGGACCGCTGGCACAAGGCCAAGGGGGCCATGCACGGCATGGACGTCCCCAAGAAGGTCAAGATCTGGGGCTTCAACGGCTCCGTGCCCGGCCCCACCATCGAGCTCATCCAGGGCGACCGGGTGCGCATCATCGTCAAAAACGAGTTGCCTGAACCCACCAGCGTCCACTGGCACGGCCTGGAAGTCCCCAACGACCAGGACGGCGTGGGCGGCCTCACCCAGCCGCCCATCAGGCCCGGCCAGACCTACACCTACGAATTCACGGTGCACCAGGTGGGCACCTTCATGTACCACTCCTCCTTCAACGAGAAGAAGCAGGTGGGCATGGGGCTTGGCGGCTTCTTCATCGTCCACCCCTCGGACGGCTCGCGCCGCGTGGATCGAGACATCGCCATCCTGCTGCAGGAGTGGCACTTCCTGCCCGGCAACGAATACGTGGACGTGACCTCCACAGACCCCAACTGGTTCACCATGAACGGCAAGGCCGCGCCCTCCACGGACGTGCTCACCGCCGCCGTGGGCGAGACCGTGCGCCTGCGCTTCGCCAACCTCTCCAACATGCACGCCCACCCCATCCACCTGCACGGCGTCACCTGGCGCGTCACCGGCACCGAGGGCGGCCCCATCCCGGAGTCCGCCCAGTGGCCCGGCAACACCGTGAACGTTTCCCCCGGCGCGGTGCGCGACGTGGAATTCACCTTCACCCATCCGGGCTACTGGCACATGCACTGCCACAAGCTGCACCACGTGGTGAACGCCCACGCGCCCGTCCCCATGGGGGTCATGCCCATGGGCGGCATGACCATGCTCTTCGACGTGCGCCCAGCCGGGGCGTCCGCGCCTCCTGCGCACGGCGGCGCGCACGCGCCTGCGGCCACCAAGCCTGACACATCACACGGCGGGCACGCCCCAGCCCCGCCGCAGCCGGATCACGGACAATCGGGCCACGGCCAGACAGGAGGACAATAG
- a CDS encoding TolC family protein, translating into MRRAPILLCLLLVTAGCAKVQPETDFGKVSDIAQARHDTRPLWVQTPEDEAFVNSEVQAILARGVTMQDAVRLTLINNPGVQARFEEIGVGKAELVQARLPRNPSVAALFGFPLFSGGPLASLAAQAMISVSDLAEIKDRTAKAQAELEREVLTVGRDAMIAARDAKLAWLELAYAKRSVSLASDVAAQAKKLTDSSKQYRSFGLTDEGRMAALEAASAKALLEVAELKSRAAIAKARLARLMGVTAPFDITGPVPEKSLPLPDPAKAAEYAVANNLNVQAAAYLIQAARSGKELEKVRWLKDFEVGAGYDYDIEGNRTLGPGASLELPIFDQNQAQRAKAVYRLRQAERLHQDARAEAVEEVQRALEDAGLAKQTADALSTGVIPPAERAAAWAGKYAQAMQLSELDALTAKLELLHARLKFDQALMQEQAALVRLEYALGGPLKAE; encoded by the coding sequence ATGCGCCGCGCACCCATACTCCTCTGCCTCCTCCTGGTGACCGCCGGTTGCGCCAAAGTGCAGCCCGAGACCGACTTCGGCAAGGTGTCCGACATCGCCCAGGCCCGCCACGACACCCGCCCCCTCTGGGTGCAGACGCCCGAGGACGAGGCTTTCGTGAATTCCGAGGTCCAGGCCATCCTGGCGCGCGGCGTCACCATGCAGGACGCCGTCCGCCTGACCCTCATCAACAACCCCGGCGTGCAGGCCCGCTTCGAAGAGATCGGCGTCGGCAAGGCCGAACTCGTCCAGGCCCGGCTGCCGCGAAACCCCTCCGTGGCCGCGCTGTTCGGCTTCCCGCTCTTCTCGGGCGGGCCGCTGGCCAGCCTCGCCGCCCAGGCCATGATCTCCGTCTCCGACCTCGCCGAGATCAAGGACCGCACCGCCAAGGCCCAGGCCGAACTGGAACGTGAAGTGCTCACCGTGGGGCGCGACGCCATGATCGCCGCCCGCGACGCGAAACTCGCCTGGCTGGAGCTGGCCTACGCCAAGCGCAGCGTCTCCCTGGCCTCGGACGTGGCCGCCCAGGCGAAGAAACTCACCGACTCCTCCAAGCAATACCGCAGCTTCGGTCTGACCGACGAAGGCCGCATGGCCGCCCTGGAAGCCGCATCGGCCAAGGCTCTGCTGGAGGTGGCCGAGCTCAAGTCCCGCGCCGCCATCGCCAAGGCGCGGCTTGCTCGCCTGATGGGCGTCACTGCCCCCTTCGACATCACCGGCCCGGTGCCCGAAAAATCCCTGCCACTGCCGGACCCCGCCAAGGCCGCCGAATACGCCGTGGCCAACAACCTGAACGTCCAGGCCGCCGCCTATCTCATCCAGGCCGCCCGGAGCGGCAAGGAGCTGGAAAAAGTCCGCTGGCTCAAGGATTTCGAAGTCGGCGCGGGCTACGATTACGACATCGAGGGCAACCGCACCCTCGGGCCGGGCGCGTCCCTCGAGCTGCCCATCTTCGACCAGAACCAGGCCCAGCGCGCCAAGGCAGTCTATCGCCTGCGCCAGGCCGAACGGCTCCATCAGGATGCCAGGGCCGAAGCTGTCGAAGAGGTCCAGCGCGCCCTGGAAGACGCGGGACTCGCCAAGCAGACCGCAGACGCCCTATCGACTGGCGTCATCCCGCCTGCCGAACGCGCCGCCGCCTGGGCTGGCAAGTACGCCCAGGCCATGCAGCTCTCGGAGCTGGACGCGCTGACGGCAAAACTGGAGCTGCTGCATGCGCGCCTCAAGTTTGATCAGGCGCTCATGCAGGAGCAGGCCGCGCTGGTGCGGCTGGAATATGCGCTGGGTGGGCCGCTGAAGGCGGAGTGA
- a CDS encoding ribonuclease J, translating to MPDDVTLFPLGGLGEIGMNCLCISSGDSMVMVDCGLMFPEDYLFGVDVVIPRFDFVLARKHQLKAIILTHGHEDHIGALPWLLPYVDAPIYGSPFTLALVAKKLEEHDLLKTADLRPVQKNDRVEIGPFAFNFFQVCHSIVHSYGLGIETPVGRIVHTGDFKIDRYPLDGHLTDLDAFSAFSDPGILCMLSDSTNVEREGFALTEMEIKQSLGEIFRKATGRIIVTLFSSHIQRMQEIFDLAHETGKRVAVSGRSLASNIELARDLGYLRMPPGVWASLDEMPGLPLEKCVLLVTGSQGEPLSALSRLAAGDHRQMRVQAGDLVLMSSRFIPGNIRAIYKLIDKLYRLGAEVLYDRVQAIHASGHAHKEELSIMLGTVRPKFFIPVHGEYRHLVKHRRLALEHGVTPERALIIEDGQPITFRGEGGIRLEDPILVEQVYVDGKGVGDVGQTVLKERQLLAGEGMVVVMLVVDEKTGQIMIGPNLISKGFVFEQHYSHVLEDAKCIILDTIDSVPPGNPDKLKERIRSALRRFFRKVLDRDPVVVPLFISL from the coding sequence ATGCCGGACGACGTAACCCTCTTCCCACTGGGAGGCCTGGGCGAGATCGGCATGAACTGCCTGTGCATCTCAAGCGGCGACTCCATGGTCATGGTGGATTGCGGCCTCATGTTCCCCGAAGACTACCTCTTCGGCGTGGACGTGGTCATCCCCCGCTTCGATTTCGTGCTGGCCCGCAAGCACCAGCTCAAGGCCATCATCCTCACCCACGGACACGAGGACCACATCGGCGCGCTGCCCTGGCTGCTCCCCTACGTGGACGCGCCCATCTACGGCTCGCCCTTCACCCTGGCCCTGGTGGCCAAGAAGCTCGAAGAGCACGATCTGCTGAAAACAGCCGACCTGCGCCCCGTCCAGAAGAACGACCGCGTGGAGATCGGCCCCTTCGCCTTCAATTTCTTCCAGGTGTGCCACTCCATCGTGCACAGCTACGGCCTGGGCATCGAGACCCCGGTGGGCCGCATCGTCCACACCGGCGACTTCAAGATCGACCGCTACCCCCTGGACGGACACCTCACCGACCTGGACGCCTTCAGCGCCTTCTCCGACCCCGGCATCCTGTGCATGCTCTCCGACTCCACCAACGTGGAGCGCGAAGGCTTCGCGCTCACCGAGATGGAGATCAAGCAGTCCCTGGGCGAAATTTTCCGCAAGGCCACCGGACGCATCATCGTCACGCTCTTCTCCAGCCACATCCAGCGCATGCAGGAGATCTTCGATCTCGCCCACGAGACAGGCAAGCGCGTGGCCGTGTCCGGCAGAAGCCTCGCCAGCAACATCGAACTGGCGCGGGACCTCGGCTATCTGCGCATGCCCCCCGGTGTCTGGGCCTCGCTCGACGAAATGCCCGGCCTGCCGCTGGAAAAGTGCGTTCTTCTGGTCACCGGCTCCCAGGGCGAACCGCTCTCCGCCCTCTCGCGCCTCGCCGCAGGCGACCACCGCCAGATGCGCGTGCAGGCAGGCGATCTGGTGCTCATGAGCTCGCGCTTCATCCCCGGAAACATCCGCGCCATCTACAAGCTCATCGACAAGCTCTACCGCCTGGGCGCCGAGGTGCTCTACGACCGCGTGCAGGCCATCCACGCCTCCGGCCACGCCCACAAGGAAGAGCTGTCCATCATGCTCGGCACCGTGCGGCCCAAATTCTTCATCCCCGTGCACGGCGAATACCGCCATCTGGTCAAGCACCGCAGGCTGGCCCTGGAGCACGGCGTCACCCCCGAGCGCGCCCTCATCATCGAGGACGGCCAGCCCATCACCTTCCGGGGCGAGGGCGGCATCCGACTGGAAGACCCCATCCTGGTGGAGCAGGTCTACGTGGACGGCAAGGGCGTGGGCGACGTGGGACAGACCGTGCTCAAGGAACGCCAGCTCCTGGCGGGCGAAGGCATGGTGGTGGTAATGCTCGTGGTGGACGAGAAGACCGGGCAGATCATGATCGGACCCAACCTGATCTCCAAAGGCTTCGTGTTCGAGCAGCACTACTCCCACGTGCTGGAAGACGCCAAGTGCATCATTCTGGACACCATCGACTCCGTACCGCCCGGCAACCCCGACAAGCTCAAGGAACGCATCCGCTCCGCCCTGCGGCGATTCTTCCGGAAAGTGCTGGATCGCGACCCGGTGGTCGTGCCGCTGTTTATCTCGTTGTAG
- a CDS encoding lysophospholipid acyltransferase family protein — MTTRPRKPNSTRQMAILHKILFVLFFPLLTVGVSAACWLTAGIGKNASVAHWCQCQWARLGLWISGVRIKVDTSRLDPSTPYVFLANHQSQFDIPLILAALGKHWNVRFVAKEALFRIPLFGPAMVRTGHISILRENSRKAMKSIDDAVAAAERGISVLIFPEGTRSDTPEHLGDFKIGGMIMALKCNRPVAPVIMTGSYEVLPRGSWIPNPGVVHIEALAPFDPSERYTLKQREDFRLWLKEHMETAYQERRSCRTT, encoded by the coding sequence ATGACCACGAGACCGAGGAAGCCGAATAGCACGCGCCAGATGGCCATTCTGCACAAGATCCTGTTCGTTCTGTTCTTCCCGCTCCTGACCGTTGGCGTCAGCGCCGCATGCTGGCTCACGGCCGGGATCGGGAAGAACGCCAGCGTGGCCCATTGGTGTCAGTGCCAATGGGCCAGGCTGGGCCTGTGGATATCCGGGGTGCGCATCAAGGTGGACACCTCCAGGCTGGACCCGTCCACGCCCTACGTGTTCCTGGCCAACCACCAGAGCCAGTTCGACATCCCGCTGATCCTGGCGGCGCTCGGCAAGCACTGGAACGTGCGCTTCGTGGCCAAGGAGGCCTTGTTCAGGATTCCCCTGTTCGGCCCGGCCATGGTGCGCACCGGGCACATTTCCATCCTGCGGGAAAACTCGCGCAAGGCCATGAAGTCCATCGACGACGCCGTGGCCGCAGCGGAACGCGGCATCTCCGTGCTCATCTTTCCCGAGGGGACCCGCAGCGACACCCCCGAACACCTGGGCGACTTCAAGATCGGCGGCATGATCATGGCGCTCAAGTGCAACCGCCCCGTGGCGCCGGTCATCATGACCGGCTCCTACGAGGTGCTGCCGCGCGGGTCCTGGATTCCCAACCCCGGAGTGGTGCACATCGAAGCCCTCGCGCCCTTCGATCCCTCCGAGCGGTACACCCTGAAACAGCGCGAGGACTTCAGACTCTGGCTCAAGGAACACATGGAAACAGCCTATCAGGAGCGACGGTCATGCCGGACGACGTAA
- a CDS encoding FlgO family outer membrane protein translates to MRTLVSTLCIFLLACSGLAFAQAQPKPYKIAILEFDPVTSEAVKDNLGRVTAEFLITAAVNSGSFGVVERAAIKKVLDEMQFGQGSNAPGSVAQAIGTMVGAQGVLTGSVAKNGNSVRLDARLVDVASGSIVAARNAYAKGDLRSIATASELLVSQLEGDLSRLTPAAPKPESKPEEKPAAPQTVQPEIKAQENQPVISEDKQPAQ, encoded by the coding sequence ATGCGCACACTCGTCTCGACGCTTTGCATATTCCTGCTGGCCTGCTCGGGCCTGGCTTTCGCCCAGGCGCAGCCCAAGCCCTACAAGATCGCCATCCTGGAGTTCGACCCTGTCACATCGGAGGCGGTCAAGGACAACCTGGGACGCGTCACGGCGGAGTTTCTCATCACTGCCGCTGTGAATTCCGGTTCGTTTGGCGTGGTGGAACGTGCCGCCATAAAGAAGGTGCTGGATGAAATGCAGTTCGGCCAGGGCTCCAACGCGCCGGGCAGCGTGGCCCAGGCCATCGGAACCATGGTGGGCGCGCAGGGCGTGCTGACCGGGTCCGTGGCCAAGAACGGCAACTCGGTGCGCCTGGACGCCCGGCTGGTGGACGTGGCCAGCGGCAGCATCGTGGCCGCGCGCAACGCCTACGCCAAGGGCGACCTGCGCTCCATCGCCACTGCGTCAGAACTTCTGGTGAGTCAGTTGGAGGGCGATCTGTCGCGCCTGACGCCTGCCGCGCCCAAGCCCGAATCAAAGCCCGAAGAGAAGCCTGCGGCCCCCCAGACCGTTCAGCCTGAGATTAAAGCACAGGAAAATCAACCTGTTATCTCAGAAGATAAACAGCCCGCCCAGTAG
- a CDS encoding serine hydrolase, translating into MRRWTVFVAALVVLSMLLPGDFSLAKSTQTEQSGKKTAAKVESSAKSSAKKDGGQSSKSTRNAKAESKKDVANQSSKTGAKAEGKAGTKSAGKSEAKSGEKAADTAKSKSASKGKKRAAGEARESRQAKAAPPALPDSYKGEFGVDTKAALVMDMQTGRVLFAQEPDMPIPPASLTKVLTLFLINERLREGTLKLDESIPVSQEASHAGGSTMRLKTGESVTLDDLIKGIAIASANDGCVAVAEYLGKGDTHPFVEAMNRKAKEIGMANSQFFNPNGLPAEGQVTTARDMAVLAQTYLKTFPETLSIHSMTEFTRNNRVRHNSNSLLGKVEGVDGLKTGFVCASGFNIVVTAKRGDTRLVAVVLGAKNRRIREREATRLVEEGFKIVAAEKSGSHQQVAMHGKDPMPH; encoded by the coding sequence ATGCGCAGATGGACGGTGTTCGTAGCCGCCTTGGTAGTGCTCAGCATGCTCTTGCCGGGCGATTTCTCGCTGGCCAAGTCCACCCAGACCGAGCAGTCCGGAAAGAAGACCGCCGCGAAGGTGGAGTCTTCGGCCAAATCTTCCGCCAAGAAAGACGGCGGGCAGTCGTCAAAGTCCACACGCAACGCCAAGGCCGAATCCAAGAAGGATGTGGCGAACCAGTCTTCCAAGACTGGAGCCAAGGCCGAGGGCAAGGCCGGGACAAAGTCTGCGGGCAAGTCCGAGGCCAAGTCCGGCGAAAAGGCTGCCGACACCGCCAAGTCGAAGTCGGCGTCCAAGGGGAAGAAGCGCGCTGCGGGTGAGGCCAGGGAGTCCAGGCAGGCAAAGGCCGCTCCCCCGGCGCTTCCGGATTCCTACAAGGGCGAATTCGGCGTGGACACCAAGGCCGCACTGGTCATGGACATGCAGACCGGGCGCGTGCTCTTCGCGCAGGAGCCCGACATGCCCATCCCCCCTGCCTCGCTCACCAAGGTGCTCACCCTGTTCCTCATCAATGAACGCCTGCGCGAGGGCACCCTGAAGCTCGACGAGTCCATCCCCGTCAGCCAGGAAGCCAGCCACGCGGGCGGCTCCACCATGCGCCTGAAGACCGGAGAGTCCGTCACCCTGGACGACCTCATCAAGGGCATCGCCATCGCCTCCGCCAACGACGGCTGCGTGGCCGTGGCCGAATACCTGGGCAAGGGCGACACCCACCCCTTCGTGGAAGCCATGAACCGCAAGGCCAAAGAGATCGGCATGGCCAACTCCCAGTTCTTCAATCCCAACGGCCTGCCCGCCGAAGGGCAGGTCACCACCGCCCGCGACATGGCCGTGCTGGCCCAGACCTACCTGAAGACCTTCCCCGAGACCCTGTCCATCCACTCCATGACCGAGTTCACCCGCAACAACCGCGTCCGGCACAACTCCAACTCCCTTTTGGGCAAGGTGGAGGGCGTGGACGGGCTGAAGACCGGCTTCGTGTGCGCTTCCGGGTTCAACATCGTGGTCACGGCCAAGCGCGGCGATACCCGTCTGGTTGCTGTGGTGCTCGGGGCCAAGAACCGCCGCATCCGCGAGCGCGAGGCCACCCGTCTGGTGGAGGAAGGCTTCAAGATCGTCGCCGCCGAAAAGAGCGGTTCGCATCAGCAGGTGGCCATGCATGGCAAGGACCCGATGCCCCACTAG
- a CDS encoding NAD-dependent succinate-semialdehyde dehydrogenase: MLSTNPATGQEIARYEWHTPAQVEDILAVNQTALRCWRNFRIPERGACLHKAADILAARTTELAALITAEMGKPAGEALAEMKRCVNVCRFYADHTEEMLRPEKPAGAPEDASIVFDPLGAVLAIMPWNFPFWQVLRCAAPVLMAGNSFLLKHAPSVTGCALAVEEIFSQCGMPADLMRTLVLPDERVAAVIEDRRVRAVSLTGSCRAGAAVAAAAGGALKKAVLELGGSDPFIVLADADITLAATSAVGARFYNAGQTCVSAKRFLVARPVVNEFIERMAHGVSLLKMGDPTRPEVRIGPMARDDLRRNLERQVSESVAMGARVVLEGGPEPGPGFYFRPVILADVRPGMPVFEEEVFGPVASITTVHDAEEALRLANRTRFGLGASVWSRNAALARKLAGLIEAGTVAVNALVKSDPRLPFGGVKDSGFGRELGRQGLLEFVNAKVLRLP; encoded by the coding sequence ATGTTAAGCACAAATCCCGCCACCGGCCAGGAGATCGCCCGGTACGAGTGGCACACCCCCGCCCAGGTCGAGGACATCCTCGCCGTCAACCAGACAGCGCTTCGCTGCTGGCGCAATTTCCGCATTCCGGAGCGCGGCGCGTGCCTGCACAAGGCCGCCGACATCCTGGCTGCGCGCACCACCGAGCTGGCCGCGCTCATAACCGCCGAGATGGGAAAGCCCGCAGGCGAGGCCCTGGCCGAGATGAAGCGCTGCGTGAACGTCTGCCGCTTCTACGCCGACCACACCGAAGAGATGCTGCGCCCGGAGAAGCCCGCCGGAGCCCCCGAGGACGCAAGCATCGTGTTCGATCCCCTGGGCGCGGTGCTGGCCATCATGCCCTGGAACTTCCCCTTCTGGCAGGTGCTGCGCTGCGCCGCCCCGGTGCTCATGGCCGGGAACTCCTTCCTGCTCAAGCACGCCCCGTCGGTCACCGGCTGCGCTTTGGCCGTGGAGGAGATCTTCTCGCAGTGCGGCATGCCCGCTGACCTCATGCGCACGCTCGTCCTGCCCGACGAGCGCGTGGCAGCCGTGATCGAGGACCGGCGCGTGCGCGCCGTGAGCCTCACCGGCTCCTGCCGGGCCGGGGCCGCCGTGGCCGCCGCAGCCGGTGGCGCGCTCAAGAAGGCCGTGTTGGAGCTTGGAGGGTCCGACCCGTTCATCGTGCTGGCCGACGCGGATATCACCCTGGCCGCAACCTCTGCCGTGGGCGCGCGCTTCTACAACGCCGGACAGACCTGCGTTTCCGCCAAGCGCTTCCTGGTGGCGCGTCCTGTGGTGAACGAATTCATAGAGCGCATGGCCCACGGGGTGAGCCTGCTCAAGATGGGCGATCCCACCCGGCCAGAGGTGCGCATCGGCCCCATGGCCCGCGACGACCTGCGCCGCAACCTGGAGCGACAGGTCAGCGAGTCCGTGGCCATGGGCGCGCGCGTGGTGCTGGAGGGCGGGCCTGAGCCCGGGCCGGGGTTCTATTTCAGGCCGGTGATCCTGGCTGACGTGCGCCCCGGCATGCCCGTGTTCGAGGAAGAAGTGTTCGGCCCGGTGGCCAGCATCACCACGGTGCACGACGCCGAGGAGGCCCTGCGCCTGGCCAACCGCACCCGCTTCGGCCTTGGGGCCAGCGTCTGGAGCCGCAACGCCGCCCTGGCGCGCAAGCTGGCCGGGCTCATCGAAGCCGGGACCGTGGCCGTGAACGCCCTGGTGAAGTCCGACCCCAGGCTGCCGTTCGGCGGCGTGAAGGACTCGGGCTTCGGGCGCGAGCTTGGACGCCAGGGGCTCCTGGAGTTCGTCAACGCCAAGGTGCTGCGCCTGCCGTAA
- a CDS encoding methyl-accepting chemotaxis protein: MKSYGIKTKLILGFLATALITLSGGIMGLYGINALDKAVMDFGQARMPALDSLRRVKADLVEITSAMRGLLVPGMSPQTRAVQYEAIEKGRERYKSNMDEYKRLPHSPEETKAVEAMLAEIDTWRTVNNSALDLSHQWDASGIAFPMELRKNINLFRGDHYKAITQALDYVNLGLAYQGGSDPTACNFGKWLAAEAKTMANTRIQNVLSQAIPHHNAFHAGIGRIKELAAQTRHDEALAEYRKLKPSMDAVFENFELLLKSADEADAIQAAMVHKVFQESYKQQLSFMEKLEALLKDNSEKTAAAKDEALATGENMRRLSLAAMALSLAVAAAIGVLVARLFTAPLTRGAQLAQALSKGDLTESAHSDGGDEIAQLTNSLGSMVDTLHGVVENIQESSSAVAAGSRQTSSAALALSQGAAEQAASMEEVSATLEQMSATIANTADNARLTGQLAERVAAESRKGGESVSQASQAMRKISEGILIIEDIARQTNLLALNAAIEAARAGEHGKGFSVVAAEVRKLAERSRLAAAEIGTLSSESVAVAEEAEHSLSGLLPDIQKTSQLVRDISSACAEQRSGADQINLSMRQLDQVTQTNAAAAEEMASTSKELEERAADLAQAVSFFTLKHKALK; the protein is encoded by the coding sequence ATGAAATCATACGGCATCAAGACGAAACTGATCCTCGGCTTTCTGGCGACAGCCCTCATCACGCTCTCCGGCGGGATCATGGGGCTATACGGGATCAACGCGTTGGACAAGGCGGTGATGGATTTCGGCCAGGCCCGGATGCCCGCCTTGGACAGCCTGCGCCGCGTGAAAGCGGACCTGGTGGAGATCACCTCCGCCATGCGGGGCCTGCTGGTCCCGGGCATGAGCCCCCAGACCCGCGCCGTGCAGTACGAGGCCATCGAAAAGGGGCGCGAGCGCTACAAGTCCAACATGGACGAATACAAGCGCCTGCCCCACTCCCCCGAGGAGACCAAGGCCGTGGAAGCCATGCTGGCAGAGATCGATACCTGGCGCACGGTGAACAACTCGGCGCTTGATCTTTCGCACCAGTGGGACGCCTCGGGCATCGCCTTCCCCATGGAGCTGCGCAAGAACATCAACCTCTTCCGGGGCGACCACTACAAGGCCATCACCCAGGCCCTGGACTACGTGAACCTGGGGCTGGCCTACCAGGGCGGCTCGGACCCCACGGCCTGCAACTTCGGCAAGTGGCTGGCCGCCGAAGCCAAGACCATGGCCAATACGCGCATCCAGAACGTCCTCTCGCAGGCCATCCCGCACCACAACGCCTTCCACGCCGGCATCGGACGCATCAAGGAACTCGCCGCGCAGACCCGCCATGACGAGGCCTTGGCCGAATACCGCAAACTGAAACCCAGCATGGACGCCGTGTTCGAGAACTTCGAGCTTCTGCTGAAGTCCGCCGACGAGGCCGACGCCATCCAGGCCGCCATGGTCCACAAGGTGTTCCAGGAAAGCTACAAGCAGCAGCTGTCCTTCATGGAAAAGCTCGAGGCACTCCTGAAAGACAACTCCGAAAAGACCGCAGCAGCCAAGGACGAGGCCCTGGCCACCGGCGAAAACATGCGCAGGCTCTCACTCGCCGCCATGGCCTTGAGCCTTGCGGTGGCGGCCGCCATCGGCGTGCTGGTCGCGCGCCTTTTCACCGCGCCGCTCACGCGGGGAGCGCAGCTGGCCCAGGCCCTCTCCAAGGGCGACCTGACCGAGAGCGCCCATTCGGACGGCGGCGACGAGATCGCCCAGCTCACCAACTCGCTGGGTTCCATGGTGGACACCCTGCACGGCGTGGTGGAGAACATCCAGGAGAGCTCCAGCGCGGTGGCCGCAGGCAGCCGCCAGACCAGCAGCGCCGCCCTGGCCCTGTCCCAGGGGGCTGCCGAGCAGGCTGCCTCAATGGAGGAAGTCTCGGCCACGCTGGAACAGATGAGCGCGACCATCGCCAACACGGCGGACAACGCCCGGCTGACCGGGCAGCTTGCCGAGCGTGTGGCCGCAGAATCGCGCAAGGGCGGGGAGTCGGTGTCGCAGGCCTCCCAGGCCATGCGCAAGATCTCCGAGGGGATCCTCATCATCGAGGACATCGCGCGCCAGACCAACCTGCTGGCCCTGAACGCAGCCATCGAGGCCGCGCGGGCCGGGGAGCACGGCAAGGGCTTTTCCGTGGTGGCGGCTGAGGTGCGCAAGCTGGCCGAACGCAGCCGTCTGGCGGCGGCGGAAATCGGGACCCTCTCCAGCGAAAGCGTGGCCGTGGCCGAGGAGGCCGAGCACTCGCTTTCCGGACTTTTGCCCGACATCCAGAAGACGTCCCAGCTGGTCCGGGACATCTCGTCCGCCTGCGCGGAGCAGCGCTCCGGGGCGGACCAGATCAACCTGTCCATGCGCCAGCTGGATCAGGTGACCCAGACCAACGCGGCCGCTGCCGAGGAGATGGCCTCCACCTCCAAGGAGCTGGAAGAGCGCGCCGCCGATCTGGCCCAGGCCGTGTCCTTCTTCACGCTCAAGCACAAGGCCCTGAAGTAG